Part of the Moorella sp. E308F genome, GTCGACGGGTTCAACGGTTTTACCCCCCAGGAAGAGGCCGTCCTCCAGGCTTTAATGGCCGCAGCCGGCCGGGTGACGGTCACCCTCTGCCTGGACCCGGCCTTAAGGCACCGGCAGCTGGGCGAGACGGAGCTCTTCCACCCCACCGGCGACACCTACCACCGCCTGCAGCGCCTGGCCCGGGCCGCCGGGGTTAATATCGAGGCCGACGTTTTGCTTACGGGTACGCCGCCCCGCTTCCGGGAGACGCCAGCCCTGGCCCACCTGGAAGCCCATTTCGGCCGGTGGCCTCTAAAACCTTTGCGCGGCTCCCCGGGCGGCATCCGGCTGGTAGCGGCGGCCAACCCCCGCCTGGAAGTCGAGGCGGCAGCCAGGGAGATTTTGCGCCTGGCCCGGGAAGAGAACCTGCGTTTCCGGGAAATGGCCGTCCTGGTGCGCGATCTGGAGCCCTACCACGACCTCATTGTCAATACTTTCCGCGACTTTAACATCCCCTTTTTCATTGACCGCCGCCGGCCGGTAGGCCACCATCCCCTCCTGGAGCTGGTGCGGGCGGCCCTGGAAACCGTCCTGGAAAACTGGGCCTACGATCCCGTCTTCCGCTATCTTAAGAGCGATCTGGTACCCGTCTCCCGCGAAGAAGTCGACCTGCTGGAAAATTATGTCCTGGCCCACGGCATCCGCGGCCGCCAGTGGCTGGAGGAGCGTCCCTGGCAGTTTAAAAGCCGCCGCGACCTGGAAACTCCAGGCGCGGATGAAAGGGAAGAGGCCGTGGCGGCAGCCGTCAATAGCGCCCGGGACCGGGCCGCTCGGCATTTGCGGCGCTTTTACCGGGCCGTCCAGGGCCGGACGTTAACGGTGCGGGAGATCACGGCCGCTCTTTTTAGCCTGCTGCAGGAGCTCCAGGTGCCCCGGCAGCTGGAAGCATGGCACCGGCAGTCCCTGGCCGCCGGGGACCTCGATGCCGCCCAGGAACACGAGCAGGTCTGGGACGGCCTCATGGACCTGCTGGATGAGCTCATCACGGCCCTGGGGGATGCTGCCATGGAGCTGGCGGAGTATGCCGCCATCCTGGAGGCCGGCATGGAAAGCCTGAAACTCCGGCTCATTCCCCCGGCCCTGGACCAGGTGGTGGTGGGTACATTGGACCGTTCCCGCCAGCCGGAACTCCAGGCGGCCCTGGTCCTGGGTGTGGGGGAAGGGATGCTGCCGGCGCGGCTGCCGGAAGACGCCACCTTCAGCGACCGGGAAAGGGAGGAACTGCAGGCGGCCGGGGTAGAGCTGGCCCCGACCGGTTCTTTAAGGCTTTTCCATGAAGAGTTCCTGGCTTACCTGGCCCTGACCCGCTCGCGGCGTTTTCTCTGGTTGAGCTACCCCCTGGCCGACGCCGGGGGCCGGGCCCTGGCCCCGTCACCCCTGGTTCGCCGGCTGCGCCAGCTGCTGCCGGGTTTAGAAGAAGAAAACATTGGCCCGGATTTACCGGGCGGTGAGGCCGACCTGGTCTATCTGACCACGCCGCGCCAGGCGGCCGGCCACCTGGCCCGTATTTTAAGCCGGAGACGCCCCCTGCCCGCCCTCTGGCAGGAGGTTTACCGCTGGCTGGAGCAGGACCGGGACAGGGAAAGGTGGCTCGCCCTCCTGGGCGGCGTCAATTATTACAACCAGGTGGAGCCCCTGGAGCCCGGGCTTGTAGAACAGCTTTACCCCGGGCCTTTACGGAGCAGCATCTCGCGCCTGGAGACCTATGCCGCCTGCCCCTTCCGCTACTTCCTGGCCTACGGCCTCAAACTCCAGGAAAGGCAGATGTACCGGGTGGACCCGGCCGGAATGGGCCAGTTTTACCACGCGGCCTTAAAACTCTTTGTGGAAGAATTAACGGGCAGCGGCCGCGACTGGGGCGAGGTGAGCGACGAGGAGGCGGCGGCTATCCTCAGCCGGGTGATAGAGGAACTGGCCCCGGCCCTCCAGCATGAGATTTTAAGCAGCAGCGCCCGCTACAACTACCTCCGCAAAAAGCTCGAGCAGACCCTGCAGCGGGTCCTGGAGGTCCTGAACGAGCACGCCAGGCGGGGAGAATTCCGGCCCCTGGCGGTGGAGGCCTATTTTGGCATGCGGGGAGACCTGCCGCCCCTGGTGCTGGAGGCCGTACCCGGCAGGCAGGTCATCCTGGAAGGCAGGGTGGACCGCATCGACGCCGCCCGTTACCAGGACCGGGCTTACTTGCGGGTTATCGACTACAAGAGCAGCCAGACCGGTCTGGAACTGGACAGGGTCTACCACGGTCTTTCCCTGCAGCTGCCCCTGTACCTGCAGGCGGCCCTGGCAGCGGCACCGGCGCTTCTGGGTGAAGCCGCCGAACCGGCCGGCATCCTCTATTTTGCCGTCAGAAACCCCATTTTAAGGCAGCGGGCGCCGGTCCGGGACACCACCGCGGTGGCAAGGCTCCGCCGCCAGGCCCTGAAGATGCGCGGCCTGCTCCTGGCAGAGCCGGAGATTATCAGGCTCATGGATAAAGCAGTCGACCTGACCCCGGACCTCCTGCCCGTGCGGCTGAACAAAGACGGGAGCCTGCGGCGGGGCGCGCCGGCAGCCACCCGGGAGCAAATAACGCTGCTCCTGGCCCTGGCCCTGGCCAGGGCCGCAAGTCTGGCCGGGGACATCCTTTCCGGCCGGATAGAGATCAGCCCCTATCGCCAGGATAAGGCCACGGGCTGTGATTTCTGTCCCTACCGGCCGGTATGCTGCTTTGACCTCCAGATACCAGGAGGTACCTACCGCCGCCTGGCGCGCTTGAAAGGCGAAGACTTCTGGAAGGCAGCCCTGAGTTTCTTGACGGGGGACGGAGGGGAAGGTGAACTGAAGTGATGGGTGAATATCAGAAGCGTTCCTGGACGGAGGAACAGCTGGCCGCCATCCAGGCGCGGCAGGCCAACCTTCTGGTGGCTGCCGCTGCCGGTGCCGGCAAGACGGCCGTCCTGGTGGAACGGATTATCCAGCGCCTGACGGATCCGGCAGCGCCGATTAGTCTGGAAAACATGCTGGTGGTCACCTTTACCGAGGCCGCTGCTGCCGAGATGCGCCAGCGGATAGGGGCCGCCCTGGAAGCGGCCGCCGCCCGGCAGCCGGAAAATGAATTCTTAAGGCGCCAGCTCCTGCTGTTGAACCGCGCTCACATCAGCACCATCCACTCCTTCTGCCTCTGGGTCGTCCGGACCTATTTTTACCGCCTGGACCTCGACCCGGGCTTTAAGGTCATGGACCCGGCCGAAGCCGACCTCCTGCAGCTGGAGGTTATGGACCAGGTGCTGGAAGAGTGCTTTGCCGCCGAACCCGAGGGAGGCCCCATAACCGACCTGGCCGACAGCCTGGGTGGTCGCGGTGATGCCAACCTGGTGGACCTGGTGCTGAAGGTCTGGCATTTTACCCGGAGCCTCCCCTGGCCGGAAGCCTGGCTGGCGGAGGCGGCGGCAGTTTACCGCGTACCTGAAGGTACCCCCCTGGAGGCGCTGCCCTGGTACCGGGAGATTAAAGAAGTAATTGCCCTGCGGTTGCAGGAAGCGGCCTATTACCTGCGCCAGGCCTCCAGGCTGGCAGCCAGTCCCGGCGGCCCGGCCGTCTACCTGGACAACCTGGAAAGGGAGGAAGCTCAGGTAAGGGGCCTCCTGGATGAAATGGGCGGTCTTACCTGGGAGCAGCTGTACCAGAGGATTTCGTCCGTTACTTTCGGCAGGCTGAAAGCCGTCCGGGGCAGCAGCGTGGATGAAAGGCTGAAGGAAAAGGCCGTCCAGTACCGGGACCAGGCGAAAAAGCTGCTGCAAGAACTGCAGGAAGAATTCTGCCGCGATGAAGCTGCCATCAGGGCCGAACTGGAGCGGGCCGGGGAACTGGTTGCAGCCCTGGTGGAGGTGGTCCGCCGCTTTGACACGGCCTTCACAAAACTGAAACGCCGCCGTGGCCTGGTGGACTTCGGCGACCTGGAGCACCTGTGCCTGCAAGTCCTCCTGGACGAAAAGGCCGCCCCCGGCGAGCTGCGTCCCTCGGCCGTAGCCACGGAACTGCGCCGGCGCTTTGAGGAGGTGCTGGTAGACGAATACCAGGACATCAACAGCATCCAGGACGCCATCCTGACCCTGGTTTCCCGGCAGGAAGCAGCCTGTTCCTGTGTCGGGCCGGGAGGGGCTTCCGGCCAGGCAGGGAACCAGCCGGCTGCCAAACCCAACCTTTTTATGGTCGGTGACGTCAAGCAGAGCATCTACCGTTTCCGCCTGGCCAACCCGGAGCTGTTCCTGGCCAAATACAGCCAGTACCCGGAAAGGGAAGGAGCGTTAAACCGCCGCATTATCCTCAAAGCCAATTTCCGCAGCCGCCAGGGGATAGTGGACGGCGTTAACTTCATTTTCCGTCAGGTCTTTTCCCGCCTGGTGGGAGAACTGGAGTACGACGCCGCCGCGGCCCTGGTGGGAAAGGCCGGCTACCCGGAACACCCGGCGGCGGCAACGCCGGCCATCGAAGTATATATCCAGGAGAGACAGCTGGAAGGAGAGGCCGGGGCAGACCCTGGCGAGGATACGGCCGGAGCCGGGGAAGGGGCGGTGGACCCGGCAGGCGCGGCGGCCGGGGAAATGGATCTGGAAGAATTAACGGCCCTGGAGCGGGAGGCGCGGCTCGTAGCCCGGCGCATCCGGCAGCTGGTTCACGGGACCCCGGAACGGCCCGGGCCGGAGTTCCAGGTCTGGGACCCGGAAAGCAAAACCTACCGGGATCTAAGCTACCGGGACATAGTCATCCTGCTGCGGGCCACCAGGGACCGGGCGCCGGTATTCCTGGAAGCCCTGCAGCAGTGGGGTATCCCTTCCTATGCCGACCTGGGCAGCGGTTACTTTGCCGCCACGGAAGTTGAAACTATCCTCTCCCTCCTGCGGGTGATCGACAACCCCCACCAGGATATCCCCCTGGCAGCCGTGCTGCGCTCTCCCCTGGTGGGGCTGACGGCTGCGGAACTGGCCCGCATCCGCCTGGCGGCCCCGGGGGAAGATTTTTTCACCGCGGTGATGAAGGCCGCCGGGGCTGGGGAGGATGGTTCCAGCCCGGAAACCGGGCAGCAGGACCTTGCCGCCCGCCTGCGGGGGTTTTTAGCCCGCCTGGAAAGGTGGCGGACCATGGCCCGCCGCCAGCCATTGGGGGACCTCATATGGCAGCTGTACCGGGAAACAGGGTACCTGGAGTTTGCCGGCGGCCTGCCGGGAGGCGCCCAGCGCCAGGCCAATTTACGCGCCCTCCTGGACCGGGCGCGCCAGTTCGAGGGTTTTGCCCGCCATGGCCTCTTTCGCTTTTTACGCTTTATCGAACGGCTGCGGGAGAATGAAGGCGACCTGGGTACGGCCCGCCCCCTGGGAGAAAATGAAGACGTCGTCCGGGTCATGAGCATTCATAAAGCCAAAGGACTGGAATTCCCCGTGGTAATCGTGGCCGACCTGGGCAAAGGCTTTAACTTCCAGGAACTCACCGGCGATGTCCTCCTCCACGGCAAACTGGGCCTCCTGCCCCTGTACCTTGATGCCGCTGCCGGCATCAAGTACCCCACCCTGCCTTACCTGGCGGCAGCCCACCGGCTGCACCTGGAAGCTTTAAGCGAAGAAGTCCGCATCCTCTACGTCGCCGTGACCAGGGCGCGGGAGAAACTCATCCTGGTGGGCTCGGCCAGAAATTTGCCCAAACAGGCAGAAAACTGGTGCGCCGGCCTGTTTGTTGGTGGAGAGCAGCTTCCCCCCATGCTCACGGCCCGGGCGCGAAGCCCCCTGGACTGGCTGGCTGCCGCCCTGGCCCGTCATGCCCACGGCGCGCCCCTGCGGCAGCTGGCGGGGATAGATGAAGGCTGTCTCCTGGATGACCCGTCTTGCTGGCAGGTAGAAGTGGTAAAGGCATCGGCCCTGCCTGCCGTTACGGGCGAGGTGCCCCGGGAACCTGCCGCCGTTCCAGGATACAGCCCGGTAAATTGTCGCGGAATGGAAGAGCAAGCACCCGGGGGAGAGGCTGACCACGCCCGGCTGCGGCAGGAGGTAGACCGGCGCCTTTCCTGGGTATATCCGCGGCAGCCCCTGACGGCGTTGCCGGTTAAACTGGCCGTCACCGACCTGAAGCGGCGCTTTGATGTCTTTAATGAGGGCGATACCCCCGTACGCCCCGGGGGCGACGGTTTTACCCGCCGGCCCCTTTTCCTCCAGGCCAGCCAGGGCCTGACGGCAGCCGAGCGCGGCACCGCCACCCACCTGGTCCTGCAGCACGTGGACTTAAGCAAACCGGTGACGGGGGAAAGCCTGGCCGGGCTGCTGCAGGAAATGGTAGGGCGGGAGATCCTGACGCCGGAGCAGGCGGCCGCCGTCGATACCAGCGCCATTGTCACTTTCTTTGCCGGTCCCCTGGGCCGGCGCCTCCTGGCCCGCCCGGAGAAGGTAAAGCGGGAACTGCCCTTTTCCCTGGCCGTGCCCGCCGCCGGGCTCTACCCCGGCCTGCCGGCGGAAGCGGCCGCCGGCGAAATCATCCTGGTCCAGGGCATCATCGACTGCCTGGTAGACGAGGAAGACGGCTTTTTGCTCCTGGACTTCAAGACGGGCCGAGTCCCCCCCGACCCCCTGGCCGCCTACCGGGAGCAGGTGCAATTGTACGCCCGGGCAGTAGCAGTTATCTTTAAACGTAGTGTCAAGGATGCCTATCTCTATTTCCTTGATGGATGTGTAGAATTTAAGGTATTATAAACTCATACTGGCTTATTCCAATTTATCAAAGCCCATGAGTATCAATATTTGCCTCCAGCCTCCGGATGGCTGATGGGAGGAGCAATTTGCATTGAAGGAGAAAGGAATTGTTGTCCTGTACGCCCTGCAATGGATTGTCTATCATATCGGCGTAATTATCTCGGCCCCGATAGTCGTGGGTAACGCTTTGGGACTGAATCCTGCGGAAATCGGTAAGCTGAGCCAGTTGACTTTCTTCTTGACCGGCATTGCCAGCTTAATGCAAATAAGGTTTGGCCACGGGGGATTGCTTATCGAAGGTCCGGCGGCTCCCTGGTGGACTGCTTGTGTAATTTTGGCAGGAATAGCAAAGGAAATGGGGAGACCCCTGGCCAGCGTCCGGACAGATATTGAAGGGGCGATGATTGTTGCCGGCCTGACCCTGGCTGTACTTGGGTCTATCGGCCTGATTAAGTGGGCACGTTCTTTTTTTACCAACCGCGTCACCGGGATACTTTTGATGCTGCTGGGTTTACAGATTGGCGGCGTGGGGATCAAAGGCCTGGCCAGCGGCGGGCTAAAGCTTTTTATAATCGGTCTTTTGGTACTGCTGATGGTAATCTACCTTACCCTTCATGGCAGGGGGCTGCTTAAAAACAGCGCCATTATATTGAGCGTAGCTTTTGGCTGGCTGCTAAGTTTTTTAGCAGGTGAAGTTATCCTGCCGGGTGGTAGCGCATGGTTTTCCCTGCCGTCCTTATTTCTGTGGGGGCCGCCTAGCTTCGAAATTGGAAGCGTAGTTTCATTCCTTTTGCTTGGCCTTTTACTGATTCCCAATGTTGTCGGCAGTATGGCAGCCCTGGAAGCTGCCACAGGTGAACGTTTACCGCTGAAAAAATACGACCGCGGGCTGGCCATGAGCGGTACAGCCAATTTTTTAGCCGGCGCTTTTGGCGGGATAGGAACTATACCTTTCGCCATATCTGCGGGTTTAATCTCCTTTTCGGGAAATAAATCGCCAAAGCCCTTTATACTTTCCTGTGTTATATTTATAGCCATGGGGTTGTTTCCCCCGCTGGGTGCCCTGGCCGGGAGTGTACCCCAACCTGTTGCGGCAGCAGTACTGCTGGTATCAGGTTGCTCCCTGGCAATGATTGGTTTACGGGACATGGTACGCGAGGAGATTACTTTACGGGAGAATTTTATTATCGGCCTGAGCTTGCTTTCTGGCATCGGCGTTATGCTCCTGCCGCACTCGCAGTGGGAGCAGATCCCGGGGTGGGCGGCAGGCATATTGAGCAACGGCGTCATTGTAGGAACCCTTGGAAGTATACTCCTTGAACATGTAGTGTTGAGGAAACCCCGGCAAACCGTTTCACAATCT contains:
- a CDS encoding uracil-xanthine permease family protein, which produces MKEKGIVVLYALQWIVYHIGVIISAPIVVGNALGLNPAEIGKLSQLTFFLTGIASLMQIRFGHGGLLIEGPAAPWWTACVILAGIAKEMGRPLASVRTDIEGAMIVAGLTLAVLGSIGLIKWARSFFTNRVTGILLMLLGLQIGGVGIKGLASGGLKLFIIGLLVLLMVIYLTLHGRGLLKNSAIILSVAFGWLLSFLAGEVILPGGSAWFSLPSLFLWGPPSFEIGSVVSFLLLGLLLIPNVVGSMAALEAATGERLPLKKYDRGLAMSGTANFLAGAFGGIGTIPFAISAGLISFSGNKSPKPFILSCVIFIAMGLFPPLGALAGSVPQPVAAAVLLVSGCSLAMIGLRDMVREEITLRENFIIGLSLLSGIGVMLLPHSQWEQIPGWAAGILSNGVIVGTLGSILLEHVVLRKPRQTVSQSITGKAGHN
- the addA gene encoding helicase-exonuclease AddAB subunit AddA, which translates into the protein MGEYQKRSWTEEQLAAIQARQANLLVAAAAGAGKTAVLVERIIQRLTDPAAPISLENMLVVTFTEAAAAEMRQRIGAALEAAAARQPENEFLRRQLLLLNRAHISTIHSFCLWVVRTYFYRLDLDPGFKVMDPAEADLLQLEVMDQVLEECFAAEPEGGPITDLADSLGGRGDANLVDLVLKVWHFTRSLPWPEAWLAEAAAVYRVPEGTPLEALPWYREIKEVIALRLQEAAYYLRQASRLAASPGGPAVYLDNLEREEAQVRGLLDEMGGLTWEQLYQRISSVTFGRLKAVRGSSVDERLKEKAVQYRDQAKKLLQELQEEFCRDEAAIRAELERAGELVAALVEVVRRFDTAFTKLKRRRGLVDFGDLEHLCLQVLLDEKAAPGELRPSAVATELRRRFEEVLVDEYQDINSIQDAILTLVSRQEAACSCVGPGGASGQAGNQPAAKPNLFMVGDVKQSIYRFRLANPELFLAKYSQYPEREGALNRRIILKANFRSRQGIVDGVNFIFRQVFSRLVGELEYDAAAALVGKAGYPEHPAAATPAIEVYIQERQLEGEAGADPGEDTAGAGEGAVDPAGAAAGEMDLEELTALEREARLVARRIRQLVHGTPERPGPEFQVWDPESKTYRDLSYRDIVILLRATRDRAPVFLEALQQWGIPSYADLGSGYFAATEVETILSLLRVIDNPHQDIPLAAVLRSPLVGLTAAELARIRLAAPGEDFFTAVMKAAGAGEDGSSPETGQQDLAARLRGFLARLERWRTMARRQPLGDLIWQLYRETGYLEFAGGLPGGAQRQANLRALLDRARQFEGFARHGLFRFLRFIERLRENEGDLGTARPLGENEDVVRVMSIHKAKGLEFPVVIVADLGKGFNFQELTGDVLLHGKLGLLPLYLDAAAGIKYPTLPYLAAAHRLHLEALSEEVRILYVAVTRAREKLILVGSARNLPKQAENWCAGLFVGGEQLPPMLTARARSPLDWLAAALARHAHGAPLRQLAGIDEGCLLDDPSCWQVEVVKASALPAVTGEVPREPAAVPGYSPVNCRGMEEQAPGGEADHARLRQEVDRRLSWVYPRQPLTALPVKLAVTDLKRRFDVFNEGDTPVRPGGDGFTRRPLFLQASQGLTAAERGTATHLVLQHVDLSKPVTGESLAGLLQEMVGREILTPEQAAAVDTSAIVTFFAGPLGRRLLARPEKVKRELPFSLAVPAAGLYPGLPAEAAAGEIILVQGIIDCLVDEEDGFLLLDFKTGRVPPDPLAAYREQVQLYARAVAVIFKRSVKDAYLYFLDGCVEFKVL
- the addB gene encoding helicase-exonuclease AddAB subunit AddB codes for the protein MSLRLVLGRAGSGKTRFCLEEIKAALAEGPAGPALIILTPEQATLQMELDLHRAVPCPGFSRAQVLSFRRLGWRVFQEAGGAARPHLGEMGKRMALRAILNARQGDLTLFASLAGSPGFVEQLAHTIAELKLYRVEPGELKRVAEHYRETGRGETILGRKLHDLALIYSELEKYLAGRYLDPDDYLTLLARRLPEASFIKGALVWVDGFNGFTPQEEAVLQALMAAAGRVTVTLCLDPALRHRQLGETELFHPTGDTYHRLQRLARAAGVNIEADVLLTGTPPRFRETPALAHLEAHFGRWPLKPLRGSPGGIRLVAAANPRLEVEAAAREILRLAREENLRFREMAVLVRDLEPYHDLIVNTFRDFNIPFFIDRRRPVGHHPLLELVRAALETVLENWAYDPVFRYLKSDLVPVSREEVDLLENYVLAHGIRGRQWLEERPWQFKSRRDLETPGADEREEAVAAAVNSARDRAARHLRRFYRAVQGRTLTVREITAALFSLLQELQVPRQLEAWHRQSLAAGDLDAAQEHEQVWDGLMDLLDELITALGDAAMELAEYAAILEAGMESLKLRLIPPALDQVVVGTLDRSRQPELQAALVLGVGEGMLPARLPEDATFSDREREELQAAGVELAPTGSLRLFHEEFLAYLALTRSRRFLWLSYPLADAGGRALAPSPLVRRLRQLLPGLEEENIGPDLPGGEADLVYLTTPRQAAGHLARILSRRRPLPALWQEVYRWLEQDRDRERWLALLGGVNYYNQVEPLEPGLVEQLYPGPLRSSISRLETYAACPFRYFLAYGLKLQERQMYRVDPAGMGQFYHAALKLFVEELTGSGRDWGEVSDEEAAAILSRVIEELAPALQHEILSSSARYNYLRKKLEQTLQRVLEVLNEHARRGEFRPLAVEAYFGMRGDLPPLVLEAVPGRQVILEGRVDRIDAARYQDRAYLRVIDYKSSQTGLELDRVYHGLSLQLPLYLQAALAAAPALLGEAAEPAGILYFAVRNPILRQRAPVRDTTAVARLRRQALKMRGLLLAEPEIIRLMDKAVDLTPDLLPVRLNKDGSLRRGAPAATREQITLLLALALARAASLAGDILSGRIEISPYRQDKATGCDFCPYRPVCCFDLQIPGGTYRRLARLKGEDFWKAALSFLTGDGGEGELK